CCCGGGACACCCTTCGGCGCTGCCTCTCCGGGATCCTCGACGTGGAAAGGCTGATGGGCAAGGTGACCCTCGGCACCGTGCGGCCGCGGGAGCTCCTGGCGCTAAAGGTTTCCCTGGGGCGGTTCCCCGAGTTGAACGCCCTGCTGGGGGGCCTGGACGCCCCCCTGTTCCGGGAGCTGTCCCTCCGCTTCGACCCGGCGGAGGACTTGTGGGAACTGCTGGAGCGGACCCTCCACGAGGACCCGCCCGCGACCATCAACGAGGGCGGGCTCATCCGCGACGGATACCGCGCCGATCTGGACGAACTGCGGGCCCTGGCCCACGGCGGGAAGTCCCTGATCGCCGGGATCGAGGCGAGAGAGCGGGAACGGACGGGCATCAGCTCCCTCAAGATCGGGTACAACCGGGTGTTCGGGTATTTTTTGGAGGTCACCCGGGCCAACGCCCACCTGGTTCCCGAGGACTACATCCGCAAGCAGACCCTGGTGAACGCCGAGCGTTACGTCACCCCCGAGTTGAAGGAACTCGAGGAGAAAGTGCTCCACGCCGAGGAACGTATGGTGACCCTGGAGCGGGAGATCTTCCAGGAAGCCCGGCGGTCGGTCGCCGAGCAGTCCCGCCGGGTGCTGGCCTCGGCGCGGGTCGCCGCCGCGGTGGACGTCCTGGCGGCACTGGCGGAAGCGGCCGTGCGCAACCGGTACGCCCGCCCCGATGTGGACGCGTCGCTGGTTCTCGAGGTGCGCAACGGACGACACCCCGTGGTGGAACGGACCGAAGAGAGCTTCATCCCCAACGACTGCCTTCTGGACGGGGAGGAAAACCAGCTCGTCGTCCTCACCGGCCCCAACATGGGCGGGAAGAGCACTTACCTGCGTCAGGCGGCCCTCATCGTCATCCTGGCGCAGATGGGGTCCTTCGTCCCCGCGGACGCCGCCCGGGTGGGGATCGTCGACCAGGTCTTCACCCGGGTCGGGGCCTCCGACAATCTGGCCCAGGGGCGGTCCACCTTCATGGTGGAGATGATCGAAACGGCCAACATCCTCAACACCTGCACGCCCCGCAGCCTGGTGCTGCTGGACGAGGTCGGGCGCGGGACGGCCACGTTCGACGGCCTCTCCATCGCCTGGAGCGTGGCGGAGTTCCTTCTCGTCACCGAAGGCCGCAACGCCCGGACCCTCTTCGCCACCCACTACCACGAGTTGACCCGCCTCGACGACCTCTACCCCAACGTGAAGAATTACTGCGTAACGGTGCGGGAGGGTGTCGACGAGATCGTTT
This is a stretch of genomic DNA from Acidobacteriota bacterium. It encodes these proteins:
- the mutS gene encoding DNA mismatch repair protein MutS, which translates into the protein MNDHATPMMRQYQEVKRRFPGKLVFFRLGDFYEMFFDDAVTASREMEITLTSRNRDRGGEPIPMCGVPHHALEGYLTKLVRKGYKVVVCEQTEDPRPGHLVRREVSRVVTPGTVTEDAMLDPRTNNFLAGVVQRGDGFGAAFLDVSTGDFFVTQYRGEEPGARLAAEVNHFQPAEILYPPSNAPLFADRTMKVLLEDTVRTELEEEAFRPDTARARLLEVLKTSSLAGFGLEGRDLAEAAAGAVVHYARDGNLLNLENLDGIRYFESTDFLRLDAESIANLELITAGGGGRKHTLLSVLDHTVTGMGGRLLKSWILRPLLDLEEIHRRHGAVGELFGSFRARDTLRRCLSGILDVERLMGKVTLGTVRPRELLALKVSLGRFPELNALLGGLDAPLFRELSLRFDPAEDLWELLERTLHEDPPATINEGGLIRDGYRADLDELRALAHGGKSLIAGIEARERERTGISSLKIGYNRVFGYFLEVTRANAHLVPEDYIRKQTLVNAERYVTPELKELEEKVLHAEERMVTLEREIFQEARRSVAEQSRRVLASARVAAAVDVLAALAEAAVRNRYARPDVDASLVLEVRNGRHPVVERTEESFIPNDCLLDGEENQLVVLTGPNMGGKSTYLRQAALIVILAQMGSFVPADAARVGIVDQVFTRVGASDNLAQGRSTFMVEMIETANILNTCTPRSLVLLDEVGRGTATFDGLSIAWSVAEFLLVTEGRNARTLFATHYHELTRLDDLYPNVKNYCVTVREGVDEIVFLRKVVAGRGARSYGIEVARLAGMPREVTQRATEILRKLERKEIDLAGRSKPALAPAPYVQKRLFE